A stretch of the Vibrio sp. SS-MA-C1-2 genome encodes the following:
- a CDS encoding DUF2058 domain-containing protein: MAKLTLQEQMLKAGLVDKKKLKKAGKQAKKSRVQAREAKAAAEENRELQLAKDKELNQKRDAEVKQKAIVAQIKQLIEVNKLDRSKGDIGYNFTDQNLVKKIYVDSEQQRLLNNGKLAIVHYLEGYEVVAGGVAEKIAQRDDAVVVVQNEVDNSSVDEDDPYAEFVIPDDLMW; this comes from the coding sequence ATGGCAAAGCTAACCTTGCAAGAGCAGATGCTAAAAGCAGGCCTTGTTGATAAAAAGAAGCTAAAAAAAGCTGGTAAGCAAGCTAAAAAGAGCCGTGTACAAGCGCGTGAAGCAAAAGCCGCAGCCGAAGAGAATCGTGAATTACAGTTAGCAAAAGATAAAGAGCTAAATCAAAAACGCGATGCCGAAGTCAAACAAAAAGCCATTGTTGCTCAAATCAAACAACTGATTGAAGTGAATAAACTTGACCGCAGCAAAGGGGATATTGGCTACAATTTTACCGATCAAAACCTAGTGAAAAAAATCTATGTTGATTCAGAACAACAGCGTTTATTAAATAATGGTAAATTGGCGATTGTTCACTATCTTGAGGGTTATGAAGTCGTTGCTGGTGGTGTAGCTGAAAAAATTGCTCAACGTGATGACGCTGTGGTCGTGGTTCAAAATGAGGTAGATAATAGCTCGGTTGATGAAGATGACCCTTATGCAGAATTTGTTATTCCTGATGATTTAATGTGGTAA
- the fusA gene encoding elongation factor G, which produces MADLSKYRNIGIFAHVDAGKTTTTERILKLTGQIHKTGEVHDGESTTDFMEQEAERGITIQSAAVSCFWNDHRLNVIDTPGHVDFTVEVYRSLKVLDGGIGVFCGSGGVEPQSETNWRYANESEVSRLIFVNKLDRMGADFYNVVDQVKNVLGANPLVMVLPIGREDDFVGVVDLLSRQAFVWDDSGLPENYEIQAIPADMVDDVEAYREELIETAVEQDDDLMEAYMEGEEPSLEDIKRCIRKGTRDLAFFPTYCGSAFKNKGVQLILDAVVDYLPNPTEVDPQPLMDDEGEETGNHATVSTEETFKALAFKIMDDRFGALTFVRIYSGKLNKGDTILNSFTGKTERVGRMVEMQADDRKELTSAQAGDIIAIVGMKNVQTGHTLCDPKDPITLEPMVFPVPVISIAVSPKDKGGSEKMGIAIGKMVAEDPSFQVETDEETGETILKGMGELHLDIKVDILKRTYGVDLTVGAPQVAYRETITKAIEDSYTHKKQSGGSGQFGKIDYRIQPGEVGSGFKFKSVVVGGNVPKEFWPAVEKGFAGMMDNGVLAGFPTLDVEVELYDGAFHAVDSSAIAFEIAAKGAFRQSMPKAGAQLLEPIMAVDVFTPDDHVGDVIGDLNRRRGMIKDQMAGTTGVRIKADVPLSEMFGYIGHLRTITSGRGQFSMEFAHYAPCPANVAEAVIAEVKERDAAARK; this is translated from the coding sequence ATGGCAGATTTATCTAAATATAGAAATATTGGTATTTTCGCGCACGTTGATGCGGGTAAAACCACGACTACTGAGCGTATCCTTAAACTGACTGGCCAGATCCACAAAACTGGTGAAGTTCATGATGGTGAGTCAACAACTGACTTCATGGAACAGGAAGCTGAGCGCGGTATTACAATCCAATCAGCAGCAGTAAGTTGTTTCTGGAATGACCACCGTTTAAACGTTATCGATACTCCTGGACACGTTGACTTCACAGTAGAAGTTTACCGTTCACTTAAAGTACTAGATGGCGGTATCGGTGTATTCTGTGGTTCTGGTGGTGTTGAGCCTCAGTCAGAAACTAACTGGCGTTATGCGAACGAATCAGAAGTATCTCGTCTGATCTTCGTTAACAAACTAGACCGCATGGGTGCTGACTTCTATAACGTTGTTGACCAAGTTAAAAACGTACTAGGTGCAAACCCACTAGTTATGGTTCTACCAATCGGTCGTGAAGATGACTTCGTTGGTGTTGTTGACCTACTAAGCCGTCAAGCATTTGTTTGGGATGACTCTGGTCTTCCTGAAAACTACGAAATTCAAGCTATCCCTGCGGATATGGTTGATGACGTTGAAGCTTACCGTGAAGAGTTAATCGAAACTGCTGTTGAGCAAGACGATGACCTAATGGAAGCTTATATGGAAGGTGAAGAGCCTTCTCTAGAAGATATCAAGCGCTGTATCCGTAAAGGTACTCGTGACCTAGCATTCTTCCCAACTTACTGTGGTTCTGCATTTAAAAACAAAGGTGTTCAGTTAATTCTTGACGCCGTTGTTGATTACCTACCGAACCCAACTGAAGTTGATCCTCAACCTCTAATGGATGACGAAGGCGAAGAAACTGGTAACCACGCAACAGTATCTACTGAAGAGACATTCAAAGCGTTAGCATTCAAAATTATGGATGACCGTTTTGGTGCCCTAACATTCGTACGTATTTACTCTGGTAAGCTTAATAAGGGTGACACTATCCTTAACTCTTTCACAGGTAAAACTGAGCGTGTTGGCCGTATGGTTGAGATGCAAGCAGATGACCGTAAAGAATTGACTTCAGCTCAAGCGGGCGACATCATCGCTATCGTTGGTATGAAGAACGTTCAAACTGGTCACACGCTATGTGATCCTAAAGATCCTATTACACTTGAACCAATGGTATTCCCAGTTCCAGTTATCTCTATCGCTGTATCTCCAAAAGATAAAGGCGGCTCTGAGAAAATGGGTATCGCGATCGGTAAAATGGTTGCAGAAGATCCATCTTTCCAAGTTGAAACTGACGAAGAAACTGGCGAAACTATCCTTAAAGGTATGGGTGAGCTTCACCTTGACATTAAAGTCGATATCCTTAAGCGTACATACGGCGTTGACCTAACTGTTGGTGCTCCTCAAGTTGCTTACCGTGAAACAATCACTAAAGCAATTGAAGATAGCTACACGCACAAGAAACAGTCTGGTGGTTCAGGTCAGTTCGGTAAGATCGACTACCGCATCCAGCCTGGTGAAGTTGGTTCTGGCTTTAAGTTCAAGTCTGTTGTTGTTGGTGGTAACGTTCCTAAGGAATTCTGGCCAGCAGTTGAGAAAGGCTTCGCAGGCATGATGGATAACGGTGTTCTTGCTGGTTTCCCTACGCTAGACGTTGAAGTTGAGCTATATGATGGTGCATTCCACGCCGTGGATTCATCTGCAATCGCATTTGAAATCGCAGCGAAAGGTGCATTCCGTCAATCTATGCCAAAAGCAGGCGCACAGCTTCTTGAGCCAATCATGGCTGTAGATGTGTTTACTCCTGATGATCACGTTGGTGACGTAATCGGTGACCTTAACCGTCGTCGTGGTATGATCAAAGATCAGATGGCTGGTACTACTGGCGTTCGTATCAAAGCAGACGTTCCACTATCTGAAATGTTTGGTTACATCGGACACCTACGTACAATTACTTCTGGTCGTGGTCAGTTCTCTATGGAGTTCGCTCACTACGCACCATGTCCTGCAAATGTTGCAGAAGCAGTAATTGCTGAAGTTAAAGAGCGTGATGCTGCTGCTAGGAAGTAA
- a CDS encoding hydrolase: MPFLENCTYTPPWWAKNPHVQTILPLFTKHPKLKLCLERLELHDGDFLDLHWLKKPKANQTILVILHGLEGCSESHYIRRLFSQYYQLPPTVQQQFALVVHHHRGCSGEPNRLSRSYHSGDTEDIQSTLKHLKCHYPNSRLIAVGYSLGGNVLAKYLGEHQQQSLIQKAVIVSAPLSLASCAKRLEKGFSTIYQRYLIRQLQAKIRQKALDPNISSAIPVMESEIHKLNTFYNFDNKVTAPLAGFSDASDYYKNASGLPFLSDISKPTLIIHAQDDPFMTASVVPSETELSEFVNYELQQYGGHVGFIDGGWPWKPNYYLEKRVFDFLQS; this comes from the coding sequence TTGCCTTTTTTAGAAAACTGTACCTACACTCCCCCTTGGTGGGCTAAAAATCCTCACGTTCAAACAATTCTTCCGTTGTTTACTAAGCATCCAAAGTTGAAACTATGCCTTGAACGATTAGAACTTCATGATGGCGACTTTCTTGATTTACATTGGTTGAAAAAACCTAAAGCCAACCAGACAATTCTAGTGATTTTACATGGTTTAGAAGGCTGCTCTGAGTCTCATTACATCCGGCGCCTATTTTCTCAATACTATCAATTACCGCCAACGGTTCAACAACAATTCGCGCTTGTGGTCCATCATCACCGTGGTTGCTCTGGAGAACCGAATCGGTTGAGCCGTAGTTATCATAGTGGCGATACTGAGGATATTCAGTCCACGCTAAAACACTTAAAATGCCATTACCCTAATAGTCGTCTTATTGCCGTAGGCTACAGTCTAGGTGGTAATGTCCTTGCAAAGTATCTTGGTGAGCATCAGCAACAGAGTTTAATTCAGAAAGCGGTTATCGTTTCAGCTCCACTTTCATTAGCCTCTTGTGCAAAACGATTAGAAAAAGGGTTTTCGACGATTTATCAACGTTATCTTATCCGTCAATTACAAGCTAAAATCAGGCAAAAAGCTCTTGACCCTAATATCTCATCAGCAATCCCTGTTATGGAATCAGAAATTCATAAGCTCAATACTTTTTATAATTTTGATAACAAAGTGACTGCGCCTTTAGCCGGTTTTTCAGATGCTTCTGATTATTATAAAAATGCCAGTGGGCTTCCCTTTCTCTCTGATATATCTAAGCCAACGTTAATCATTCATGCCCAAGATGATCCTTTTATGACAGCCTCAGTTGTTCCCTCGGAAACTGAACTTTCAGAGTTCGTCAACTATGAATTACAGCAATATGGCGGGCATGTTGGATTTATTGACGGAGGTTGGCCTTGGAAACCCAATTACTATTTAGAAAAGCGAGTGTTTGATTTTTTGCAATCTTAG
- a CDS encoding undecaprenyl-phosphate glucose phosphotransferase, producing the protein MKDNHITTNNKQFNLLYRFADVFCLGLSLFIIRWIYLSDYSFNQNYLMLFGGFTALFLILAQAFGLYKTWKINLLKEQAIALIVPWTLSLLSFSLVMFLTKSSESFSRVVLGTWFIVAPITLFALRIVVNKVVTYLYLIGYNSKNAIIIGLNENSLLMANQIINNKQEPINIIGFYDDEEPSDELKAAIQSMDLTYNGRVEEGYQLAKNGDVDQVYVALPQRDESKINAVLSLFSDTTVNLLLMPSFVNYNMLRPQWRQMGNIQMLSVYDTPFYGFANGFKRLQDVVVSSIILLLISPILIGIAVGIKLTSKGPVIFKQKRNGLGGQKIEVWKFRSMTSMENGDVVKQATKNDARITPFGGFLRRTSLDELPQFFNVLQGRMSIVGPRPHAVSHNEEYRKLVERYMLRHKVKPGITGWAQINGFRGETDTLDKMENRIKYDLEYIQKWNFGMDIKIIFLTIFKGFVSKTAY; encoded by the coding sequence TTGAAAGATAACCATATCACAACCAATAATAAGCAGTTTAATCTGCTATATCGGTTTGCTGATGTTTTTTGTCTCGGTTTATCACTGTTTATAATTCGGTGGATATACTTGAGTGATTATTCATTTAATCAAAATTACTTGATGCTATTTGGTGGGTTTACCGCTTTATTTTTAATATTAGCTCAAGCATTTGGACTTTATAAAACTTGGAAAATTAATTTATTAAAAGAACAAGCTATTGCGTTAATCGTTCCATGGACACTTAGTCTATTGTCTTTTAGCTTAGTGATGTTTTTAACCAAGAGCAGTGAAAGCTTTTCACGTGTAGTGTTAGGAACTTGGTTTATTGTTGCACCTATTACGCTGTTTGCATTAAGAATAGTAGTGAATAAAGTCGTTACCTACTTATACTTAATCGGTTATAACAGTAAAAATGCAATTATTATTGGGTTGAATGAAAACTCTTTATTAATGGCTAACCAAATTATCAACAATAAACAAGAACCAATTAATATTATTGGCTTCTATGATGACGAAGAGCCAAGTGACGAATTAAAAGCTGCAATTCAATCGATGGATTTAACATACAACGGTCGAGTTGAAGAGGGTTACCAGCTTGCTAAGAATGGTGATGTTGACCAAGTTTATGTGGCTTTACCACAACGTGATGAAAGCAAGATAAATGCAGTACTTAGCCTATTTTCGGATACCACAGTTAACTTATTACTGATGCCAAGTTTTGTTAATTACAATATGCTTCGTCCACAGTGGCGCCAGATGGGCAATATACAAATGTTAAGTGTATATGATACGCCATTCTATGGTTTTGCTAATGGATTCAAGCGATTACAGGATGTTGTTGTATCGAGTATTATTCTATTATTGATCTCTCCAATTTTAATTGGGATTGCAGTTGGAATAAAACTCACCTCTAAAGGCCCTGTTATCTTTAAACAGAAACGAAATGGTCTTGGTGGACAAAAAATTGAAGTCTGGAAGTTTCGTTCAATGACATCAATGGAAAATGGGGATGTTGTTAAACAGGCAACGAAAAATGATGCTCGTATTACGCCATTTGGTGGGTTCTTACGTCGTACATCTTTAGATGAACTGCCACAGTTTTTCAATGTGTTACAAGGCCGTATGTCTATTGTAGGACCAAGACCTCATGCTGTATCGCATAATGAAGAGTACCGCAAGCTGGTTGAACGTTATATGTTACGCCACAAAGTTAAACCAGGTATTACTGGTTGGGCACAGATTAATGGTTTCCGTGGTGAAACAGACACTTTGGATAAAATGGAAAATCGCATTAAATACGATTTAGAATATATTCAAAAGTGGAACTTTGGTATGGATATTAAAATTATCTTCTTAACTATTTTTAAAGGGTTTGTTAGTAAGACAGCCTATTAA